One region of Syntrophobacter fumaroxidans MPOB genomic DNA includes:
- a CDS encoding FecCD family ABC transporter permease, giving the protein MMDRRILFPLLLVLLVLTVLTSLALGRYPVGPREIVRFLAHAVFGMSEPDTGGLETLRTVLVYIRIPRIVGAMLVGTALAVSGAVLQSVFINPLVSPRLLGILAGASFGAALGTVLSLSWVAVQAISSIFGIVAVLVAVGLAGLYRGDRILLLVLGGIISTELFNSLFFLMKYLADPYSQLPIITYWFMGGFALADAKTTLVLFFPIVAGVLALLLLSPYLNVLTMGEEEARSLGVNTKALRMTFILISTVISSLTVAVCGMLGWVGLVIPHMGRMLVGPDNRVFLPVTAVLGAIFVLVVDDVSRLLFQVETPLGILTALFGVPVFALILRNARKGWGQWS; this is encoded by the coding sequence ATGATGGACCGCCGCATCCTGTTCCCGTTGCTTCTCGTGCTGCTCGTTCTGACCGTGTTGACCTCCCTGGCGCTGGGCCGGTACCCCGTCGGTCCGAGGGAAATCGTCCGTTTTCTGGCTCACGCCGTATTCGGGATGAGCGAGCCGGACACCGGGGGGCTGGAGACTCTGAGAACGGTTCTCGTTTACATCAGGATTCCGCGCATCGTTGGCGCGATGCTTGTCGGGACCGCCCTCGCCGTCTCCGGCGCCGTCTTGCAGTCCGTGTTCATCAACCCCCTCGTTTCCCCCAGGCTGCTCGGGATTCTTGCCGGGGCATCCTTCGGGGCGGCGCTGGGGACTGTGCTGTCGCTCAGCTGGGTCGCGGTGCAGGCGATCTCTTCCATCTTCGGCATCGTGGCCGTTCTGGTTGCCGTGGGCCTTGCCGGGCTGTATCGCGGGGACAGGATACTCCTGCTGGTCCTGGGCGGCATCATCAGCACGGAGCTCTTCAATTCACTCTTCTTCCTGATGAAGTACCTGGCGGACCCTTATAGCCAGCTTCCGATCATCACCTACTGGTTCATGGGGGGATTTGCGCTGGCGGACGCAAAGACCACGCTCGTCCTGTTCTTCCCCATCGTCGCGGGGGTTCTCGCTCTCCTGCTGCTTTCCCCGTACCTCAACGTCTTGACCATGGGAGAAGAGGAAGCCCGGTCGCTGGGGGTCAATACGAAAGCGTTGCGCATGACGTTCATCCTCATCTCGACGGTTATCAGCAGTTTGACCGTCGCAGTGTGCGGAATGCTGGGGTGGGTCGGACTGGTGATTCCCCACATGGGCCGGATGCTCGTGGGACCGGACAACCGCGTTTTCCTGCCGGTCACCGCCGTTCTCGGCGCCATATTCGTTCTCGTCGTCGACGACGTCTCCAGGCTGCTCTTCCAAGTGGAGACCCCCCTGGGAATCCTCACCGCGCTGTTCGGGGTTCCCGTTTTCGCCTTGATCCTGAGAAACGCAAGGAAAGGATGGGGCCAATGGAGCTGA
- a CDS encoding ABC transporter ATP-binding protein, giving the protein MELIRADGITFSYSRSPVLHNVSLSVRKGEIVSLLGPNGSGKSTLLKVLLGLYRPGSGSVLLEGRPISRIAPKELAKRIAYVPQTHRMAFAYRVVDVVLMGRTPHKPFFSRYSRHDLDVALQALDRLSIGHLKDQSYTDISGGERQLTLIARALAQGADILVMDEPATSLDFGNQVRLLDQITGLSRLGFTFVKSTHFPDHAMWIADRVVMLQKGSVIADGKPCDVMNDESVCRLYNTEVSILKVNGTLRTCMPRSLITRNPGANNGRARISAKP; this is encoded by the coding sequence ATGGAGCTGATACGGGCGGATGGAATCACCTTCAGCTATTCACGTTCACCGGTTTTGCACAACGTATCTCTTTCAGTTCGAAAAGGAGAGATCGTCTCTTTGCTGGGGCCCAACGGAAGCGGCAAGTCGACCTTGCTGAAAGTGCTCCTCGGCCTGTACCGGCCCGGGAGCGGTTCCGTGCTGCTCGAGGGGAGGCCGATCTCGCGGATCGCCCCGAAGGAACTGGCGAAGCGCATCGCCTATGTTCCCCAGACGCACCGAATGGCCTTCGCCTACAGGGTCGTGGATGTCGTCCTGATGGGAAGGACGCCTCACAAGCCCTTCTTCTCCAGGTATTCCCGGCATGACCTGGACGTTGCGCTCCAGGCTCTGGACCGGCTGTCCATTGGGCATCTGAAGGACCAGAGTTACACCGACATCAGCGGAGGGGAGCGCCAGTTGACACTTATCGCGAGAGCCCTGGCCCAGGGCGCCGACATCCTCGTGATGGACGAGCCCGCGACCAGCCTCGACTTCGGGAACCAGGTGAGACTGCTCGACCAGATAACCGGCCTCTCAAGACTCGGCTTCACTTTCGTCAAGTCCACCCATTTCCCGGATCACGCCATGTGGATCGCCGACCGGGTCGTGATGCTGCAAAAGGGTTCCGTTATCGCAGACGGAAAACCGTGCGACGTGATGAACGATGAATCCGTTTGCCGGCTCTACAACACCGAGGTCAGCATACTGAAGGTGAACGGGACGCTGAGAACCTGCATGCCGCGTTCGTTGATAACGCGGAACCCGGGCGCGAACAACGGGAGGGCACGGATATCCGCAAAGCCATGA
- a CDS encoding energy transducer TonB: MRSVGTYENDPGTPSVAAGKEWFQARLPGEDENEPGGDLSFLRPRVALRGDFILAAGFALAIHAAVPVLALLLHLYIPPVMEHRDPFITVTLVGAADGGVGSEKGPSGSGPGDSLPGAGPRPLTPEVIGAAREEAQSREPAAQVCAVESPKEMKPEAPREPADPVKTCVLSPAPREIPARKDRKKTDAERKPKPAPPAGASVVTAAPSSDANSGEPSSTARDDEAQGGHARGDGVRGKAGHAAGGLPGGGSPGGGGTGSGRFELKQVDQAPRPIRKVEPEYPQAARRMGVGGRVEVRFLVKTDGSVGEASVVRAEPPGVFERNALEAVNKWRFKPGCHRGEAVATWVVLSVHFRLSR; the protein is encoded by the coding sequence ATGAGGAGCGTGGGAACCTACGAAAACGACCCTGGAACGCCATCCGTTGCCGCGGGGAAGGAATGGTTTCAGGCGAGGCTCCCAGGCGAGGATGAGAATGAACCCGGAGGGGACCTCTCGTTTCTGAGGCCGCGCGTGGCGCTCAGGGGTGACTTCATCCTCGCCGCGGGGTTCGCGTTGGCGATACATGCGGCCGTGCCGGTCCTGGCCTTGCTTCTTCATCTCTATATCCCGCCGGTAATGGAGCACCGGGATCCCTTCATCACGGTCACCCTTGTCGGAGCAGCCGATGGAGGCGTCGGATCCGAAAAAGGCCCAAGTGGATCAGGGCCGGGGGATTCTCTCCCCGGGGCGGGTCCGCGGCCGCTCACGCCGGAGGTCATTGGAGCCGCTCGCGAGGAGGCGCAGTCGCGCGAGCCCGCGGCGCAAGTGTGCGCCGTGGAGTCGCCAAAGGAAATGAAACCCGAAGCGCCCCGCGAGCCCGCCGATCCCGTGAAGACGTGTGTTTTGTCGCCGGCCCCGCGCGAAATTCCCGCACGCAAAGACAGGAAGAAAACCGACGCCGAGCGAAAGCCGAAGCCGGCTCCGCCCGCCGGGGCTTCCGTCGTTACCGCCGCTCCCTCCTCCGATGCAAACTCCGGCGAGCCATCATCGACGGCCCGGGATGACGAAGCGCAGGGCGGCCATGCCCGAGGGGACGGCGTCCGGGGAAAAGCGGGGCATGCCGCGGGCGGTCTCCCGGGCGGAGGATCTCCCGGGGGAGGAGGAACCGGGTCCGGCAGGTTCGAGCTCAAACAGGTGGACCAGGCTCCCCGCCCCATACGAAAGGTCGAACCGGAGTACCCCCAGGCGGCACGCCGAATGGGCGTTGGCGGCAGAGTGGAGGTGCGGTTTCTCGTCAAAACGGATGGAAGCGTCGGCGAGGCCTCCGTTGTCCGGGCGGAACCCCCGGGGGTCTTCGAGCGGAACGCCCTGGAAGCCGTCAACAAATGGAGGTTCAAGCCCGGCTGCCACCGAGGGGAAGCCGTGGCGACATGGGTCGTCCTGTCGGTGCACTTCAGGTTGTCGAGATGA
- a CDS encoding substrate-binding domain-containing protein produces the protein MGSVKERVVCNLKSARKARGLSQSELAGRVGVKRQAIYDMESGRYLPNTALALYIARELGCRVEDLFVLEESEEEQPVTLVEKAGAANPRVAVASVRERLVAYPVDGKWLLSDGFHSADGLLLADGCNVRLFQGRRALEKKIFLFGCDPAFAILSAHASRWMADAFVQCRFASSYLALARLSAGHAHIAGTHMHNRESVESNVVLAKTALAGTGAMVVAFSIFEEGLMVAAGNPLDIRDVGDLARKRIRFVNREPGAALRSLLDERLMQVGLSGEAVNGYDRQGSSHNQCAQMVALDMADAALGLRAVAAAHGLGFVPIESVRCDLVIPHDFLDLPAVKILLEVMQTRALREELSALPGYGSSCTGKVIGQV, from the coding sequence ATGGGATCGGTCAAAGAGCGGGTGGTCTGTAACCTCAAGTCGGCGCGAAAAGCCAGGGGGTTGTCCCAGAGCGAATTGGCCGGTAGAGTGGGGGTCAAGCGGCAGGCGATTTATGACATGGAAAGCGGGCGGTATCTGCCCAACACCGCCCTGGCGCTTTACATCGCAAGAGAGCTCGGCTGCAGGGTCGAAGACCTGTTCGTCCTGGAGGAATCGGAAGAGGAACAACCCGTCACTTTGGTCGAGAAAGCGGGTGCGGCTAACCCCAGGGTTGCCGTGGCCAGTGTGCGCGAGCGACTCGTTGCTTACCCCGTGGACGGAAAATGGCTGTTGAGCGACGGATTCCACTCCGCGGACGGCCTGCTCCTGGCCGACGGCTGCAATGTGCGTCTCTTCCAGGGGCGCAGGGCGCTTGAGAAGAAGATATTCCTTTTCGGCTGCGATCCCGCATTCGCCATCTTGAGCGCGCATGCCTCCAGATGGATGGCGGATGCATTCGTGCAGTGCCGTTTTGCATCCAGTTACCTGGCACTGGCGAGGCTTTCCGCCGGGCACGCCCACATCGCGGGCACTCACATGCACAACCGGGAGTCGGTCGAATCCAATGTGGTGCTGGCCAAGACGGCGCTGGCGGGCACAGGGGCCATGGTGGTCGCTTTCTCGATTTTCGAGGAAGGTCTGATGGTTGCCGCGGGAAATCCGCTCGACATCCGGGATGTCGGCGACCTGGCTCGAAAGCGGATTCGATTCGTCAACCGTGAGCCCGGAGCCGCTTTGCGTTCTCTTCTTGACGAGCGCCTGATGCAGGTGGGGCTCTCGGGCGAGGCCGTCAATGGTTACGACCGGCAGGGATCGAGCCACAACCAGTGCGCCCAGATGGTCGCTCTCGACATGGCCGATGCCGCCCTCGGGCTGCGAGCCGTCGCGGCCGCACACGGACTGGGCTTCGTTCCCATCGAGTCCGTTCGGTGCGACCTGGTCATTCCCCACGATTTCCTGGATCTGCCGGCCGTCAAGATTCTGCTCGAAGTGATGCAGACGCGCGCCTTGCGGGAGGAATTGAGCGCCCTTCCCGGTTACGGGTCTTCCTGCACCGGCAAAGTCATCGGACAGGTATAA
- a CDS encoding aminotransferase class IV produces the protein MNPQSPEHPGIVWLNGSFVPAGEAFVSPLDRGFLYGDGVFETMRAECGRVLYLGDHLERLHRSLAALRIRVSAAAPNWGEVVRELLERAGLRRSVASVRITVTRGAGLSPGLPEASAPTLCITARGYVPPAPSVHAEGFRLHVFRSGFSPPLAGMKTLNYLYFLCARQAALDAGADEALILDPEGRVAETSAGSLLARTDGRWWTPSSPFRLPGITIARVTDLLAARGHNVEARPASLEELVSAQTLWVLNSLMIVMPVRSLGEHRFVHPAHDEAAELARRFIAAGGN, from the coding sequence ATGAACCCGCAGTCCCCGGAACACCCCGGAATCGTCTGGCTGAACGGCTCCTTTGTACCCGCGGGCGAAGCTTTCGTCTCGCCCCTGGACAGGGGGTTCCTCTATGGGGACGGGGTTTTCGAGACCATGCGCGCCGAGTGCGGGCGCGTGCTGTACCTGGGGGACCATCTCGAACGGCTGCACCGTTCGCTGGCAGCGTTGAGGATCCGCGTGTCGGCGGCGGCGCCGAACTGGGGCGAGGTGGTGCGGGAACTGCTGGAGCGCGCCGGGTTGCGCCGCTCCGTCGCGTCGGTGCGGATCACCGTTACGCGCGGCGCCGGGTTGTCGCCGGGTCTGCCCGAAGCCTCGGCCCCGACGCTTTGCATCACCGCGCGCGGATACGTTCCGCCCGCGCCGTCCGTCCACGCCGAAGGTTTCCGGCTGCATGTCTTCCGGAGCGGGTTCTCGCCGCCGCTTGCCGGCATGAAGACCCTCAACTACCTCTATTTCCTGTGCGCAAGGCAGGCCGCACTGGATGCGGGAGCCGACGAGGCGCTCATCCTCGATCCCGAAGGCCGCGTCGCGGAGACCTCCGCCGGTTCCCTCCTCGCAAGAACCGACGGGCGGTGGTGGACACCTTCCAGCCCGTTCCGGCTTCCGGGCATCACCATCGCGAGAGTCACGGACCTGCTCGCCGCCCGTGGACACAACGTCGAAGCGCGCCCAGCCTCCCTCGAAGAGCTCGTATCAGCTCAAACCCTCTGGGTCCTCAATTCCCTCATGATCGTCATGCCCGTTCGCTCCCTGGGCGAACACCGCTTCGTGCACCCGGCTCACGACGAGGCGGCCGAGCTCGCGCGGCGGTTCATCGCCGCGGGCGGGAACTGA
- the pabB gene encoding aminodeoxychorismate synthase component I translates to MKTSTRSVHVVEPVLYRALETPVSDLEFIAVARRCAAQPDSVVLLSGGKVPLEGESRYSIAAWDPFLLFKSKGSRCLVHGPSGSESRRGDPLAVLDELFARFSPGYSPVIPPFSGGAIGYFAYDLKNAIERLPRTARDDLGLPDIWLMWPRRILVHDRIEKRLHYLYLTPAPAGKRGPPHRTPSPDPVEAFLDGIPPVPEPEERDNGFRVNGLRSNFSRDAYLLAVEKVRLYIGEGDIYQANLSQRFQFRLDGDPFLLWESLFRANPAAFYAFVDAGDHQVLSTSMERFLYQRDGRIETRPIKGTARRGATPEEDEALKSALLTSRKEDAELSMIVDLLRNDLGRICLPRTIRVREHKRLESYQNVHHMVSIVTGRPRPELTPGELLRAVFPGGSVTGCPKIRAMEIIDELEPHVRHVYTGSIGYLGWHGNIDLNIAIRTGILQRGTCRFSVGGGIVHDSRPEDEYQETLDKGQTLLRLIEASMKGKP, encoded by the coding sequence ATGAAAACGTCCACTCGTTCCGTGCACGTCGTGGAGCCGGTCCTCTACCGGGCCCTGGAGACCCCGGTTTCCGACCTTGAATTCATTGCCGTGGCACGCCGCTGCGCGGCGCAACCCGATAGCGTGGTGCTGCTGAGCGGCGGGAAGGTCCCGTTGGAAGGCGAGAGCCGGTACTCCATCGCCGCCTGGGACCCGTTCCTGCTGTTCAAAAGCAAAGGCTCGCGCTGCCTCGTGCACGGTCCTTCGGGGTCTGAGTCGCGGCGCGGGGACCCGCTGGCCGTGCTCGATGAGCTGTTCGCACGATTCTCGCCCGGCTACTCCCCGGTGATCCCGCCGTTTTCGGGAGGCGCGATCGGCTACTTCGCCTACGATCTCAAGAACGCCATCGAACGCCTGCCCCGGACCGCCCGTGACGACCTGGGCCTTCCCGACATCTGGCTCATGTGGCCCCGGCGCATTCTCGTGCACGACCGGATCGAAAAGCGCCTGCACTATCTCTATCTCACCCCGGCACCCGCCGGAAAACGAGGCCCACCACACCGGACGCCGTCGCCCGACCCGGTCGAAGCCTTCCTGGACGGGATTCCTCCGGTTCCGGAACCGGAGGAACGGGACAACGGGTTCCGCGTAAACGGACTCAGAAGCAATTTCTCCCGGGACGCCTATCTGCTTGCGGTGGAGAAAGTCCGACTCTACATCGGGGAGGGGGACATCTACCAGGCGAACCTCTCGCAGCGGTTCCAGTTCAGGCTTGACGGTGATCCCTTCCTGCTCTGGGAATCGCTCTTCCGGGCAAACCCCGCGGCATTTTACGCTTTCGTCGACGCCGGCGACCATCAAGTGCTGTCCACTTCCATGGAACGCTTCCTGTACCAGCGCGACGGGCGGATCGAAACACGCCCCATCAAGGGGACGGCCCGCCGGGGCGCCACCCCCGAAGAAGACGAGGCTCTGAAATCGGCCCTGCTCACCAGCCGCAAGGAAGACGCGGAGCTCTCCATGATCGTGGACCTGTTGCGCAACGATCTCGGGCGGATCTGCCTGCCCCGGACGATTCGTGTCCGGGAACACAAACGGCTCGAATCCTACCAAAACGTTCATCACATGGTCTCCATCGTCACTGGCCGGCCGAGGCCGGAACTGACCCCGGGGGAGTTGTTGCGGGCGGTGTTCCCGGGCGGCTCCGTCACCGGTTGCCCGAAAATCCGCGCGATGGAAATCATTGACGAGCTGGAACCCCACGTGAGACACGTATACACCGGTTCCATCGGATACCTGGGGTGGCACGGAAACATCGACCTGAACATCGCCATACGCACCGGCATCCTCCAGCGCGGCACGTGCCGTTTCTCGGTGGGCGGAGGCATTGTCCACGATTCGCGGCCCGAGGACGAATACCAGGAAACCCTGGACAAGGGGCAGACTCTTTTGCGGCTGATCGAAGCCTCCATGAAAGGCAAACCATGA
- a CDS encoding anthranilate synthase component II produces MRLVVIDNYDSFTFNLVQLFFEFDLEVSVFRNDRVTLDGIDALRPDWICISPGPRSPAHSGISKAVVERFGPTIPILGVCLGMQVINEVFGGKTIKAPVPVHGKCSRVDHEGRSVFRGIPSPFWAARYHSLCVELQSDCLLPVAHAEDRVLMGIRHRSWPLCGVQFHPESFMTEHGLELIRNFLSLRRGWIAPDDAADPDRFPRIDTPIGYPDRREEAA; encoded by the coding sequence ATGCGCCTTGTCGTCATAGACAATTATGATTCTTTCACCTTCAACCTCGTCCAGCTTTTCTTCGAATTCGACCTGGAGGTATCCGTGTTCAGGAACGACCGGGTGACGCTCGACGGGATCGATGCGCTGCGCCCGGACTGGATCTGCATTTCCCCGGGCCCAAGGAGCCCGGCCCATTCGGGAATCAGCAAAGCCGTGGTGGAACGGTTCGGTCCGACGATCCCCATCCTCGGGGTGTGCCTCGGGATGCAGGTGATCAACGAGGTCTTCGGTGGAAAAACGATCAAGGCCCCGGTTCCCGTGCACGGCAAGTGCTCGCGGGTGGATCACGAGGGCCGGAGCGTCTTCCGTGGAATTCCCTCCCCGTTTTGGGCGGCGCGCTATCATTCGCTGTGCGTCGAGCTGCAATCGGACTGCCTGCTCCCCGTCGCCCATGCCGAAGACCGGGTCCTCATGGGCATCCGGCACCGTTCCTGGCCGCTGTGCGGGGTCCAATTCCATCCCGAATCCTTCATGACCGAGCACGGGCTGGAATTGATCCGGAATTTCCTTTCTCTGCGACGCGGTTGGATTGCGCCCGATGACGCCGCCGATCCCGACCGGTTTCCGAGGATCGACACGCCGATCGGCTATCCCGACCGGCGCGAGGAGGCGGCATGA
- the bioD gene encoding dethiobiotin synthase yields MREPNRNRGSIFVTGTDTGVGKTVLSLLLMRFFLMRGRTPFYLKPIQTGCVDAHDRDSDARFIYEHVPALAGKDPGDSVVYCFRSPKAPWFASGHEAEAIDPRKIAAYAERKRSAHSHIVLEGAGGLFVPVTEDVLMIDLIALLNARPILAARAGLGTINHTILAVEALKARRLDPLGIVFIDSGPMETPEQMVAENIEAVERFSGVKVAGTIGRIERWSEPGQECYRPLARLFGER; encoded by the coding sequence ATGCGAGAACCCAACCGGAATCGCGGTAGCATTTTCGTCACCGGAACCGACACGGGAGTGGGCAAGACCGTGCTTTCGCTCCTCCTGATGCGATTCTTCCTGATGAGAGGGAGGACTCCTTTCTACCTCAAGCCGATTCAGACCGGATGCGTCGACGCGCATGACCGCGACAGCGACGCGCGGTTCATCTACGAGCACGTGCCGGCGCTGGCCGGAAAAGATCCGGGCGATTCGGTCGTATACTGTTTCAGGAGTCCCAAGGCCCCCTGGTTTGCCTCCGGACACGAGGCGGAAGCGATCGATCCCCGGAAAATCGCCGCTTACGCGGAGCGCAAAAGGTCCGCCCATTCGCACATCGTGCTGGAAGGGGCCGGCGGGCTGTTCGTACCGGTCACCGAAGACGTTCTGATGATCGACCTGATCGCCCTGTTGAACGCCAGGCCGATCCTTGCCGCGCGCGCCGGCCTCGGCACCATCAACCACACGATCCTTGCCGTGGAGGCGCTGAAAGCCCGGAGGCTGGACCCTCTCGGCATCGTGTTCATCGATTCCGGACCCATGGAAACCCCGGAGCAAATGGTCGCGGAAAACATCGAAGCGGTCGAACGTTTCTCCGGGGTGAAAGTGGCCGGAACGATCGGGAGAATCGAGCGGTGGTCGGAGCCGGGCCAGGAGTGCTACCGGCCGCTTGCGAGGCTGTTCGGCGAACGCTGA